The nucleotide sequence CGCTGATCCTCACCGACAACGCCTACAATATCGACCGCCTGCTCAGGATCATCGGCAGCCTCGACGTTCAGGGCACGCACCAGAATATCGAGGTCATTCCGCTTCAGCTCGCGTTCGCCGACGACCTCGCCGGGCAGATCGAAAAGATCATGAACGGCGAGGCCGGTCCGGAGGCCGCCGGCGGGCGCTTTCCGCGGCCCGGCCTCGGCGTGGTGGCGCCCTCGGCGCAGGGGCCGAGCGGCGGCTTCAAGGTAGTGCCCGACGAGCGCACGAACTCGCTGATCGTGCTGGCCGGACCGCTGCAGATGCGGACGATCAAGGATTTGATCGTCAAGCTCGACGTTCATCCGCCCAACGAGAACTCGCGCATCCATGTGTACCGGCTCAAGAACGCGTCGGCGGGCGAGATCGTGCAGGTGCTCAATGGCCTGCTCGGCGGCGGCGGCGCGCCGTCGACGCTCTCGCCGACCACCGGCCGCAACTCGCTCGGGCGCGGCGGCTCTGGCGGCTTCGGCGGCGGTTCGCTCAATGCGGGCTTCGGCGGCGGGATCGGCGGCATGGGCAGTTACGGCGGCGGTCTTGGTGGTTCCGGCAGTTTCGGCACTTCCAGCGCGTCGTTTGGCGGTTCCGGTTCCAACTCGAGCTTCGGCGGGGCGATGGGATCGCCGATGGGAAGCCGCAGCAGCAGCCTCGGCAGCACCGGGGGAACGCTCAGCGCGAGCAGCAGCGGCGGCTCCAAATCGCCCGATTTTGAAAACGCGGTCAACATCACCGGCGATCCGGCCAGCAACTCCCTTATCATCAGCGCCTCACCGCAGGACTACCAGACGCTCCGCCGCGTTATAGAAGAACTCGACGTGCCGCGGATCCAGGTCTTCGTGCAGGCGATCATCGTCGAGGTCAGCGCCGAGCGCGCCCGCGACATCGGGGTCAACTTCCAGTCCGCGACTAACATCAGCGGCAGCACGATCGGCGTCGGTCAGCTCAATTTTGGCCAGCTCCAGTCCGCGCTGGCCAATCCGCTCGGCATCACCGGGCTGGGGATCGGACTCGCCTCGTCCAGCATGTGCAGCATCCCGGTCAACTTAGCCGCTTCGGTAACCGGCTCTACGGCCAGCGGCTCGACTGGTACCGTCAATGCGACTCGCACCAACTCCCAGGTGCCGTGCGATGTAGCGCTGATGACGGCGCTCCAGACCGACACGCACAGCAACGTTCTTTCGGCGCCGACCCTGCTTACCGCAGACAATGAAGAGGCGACGATCGTGGTTGGCGAGAACCTGCCGTTCGTCGGATCGGCTACCGCAACTTCGGCGCTGTCAGGCCAGATCTTCAATTCTGTTGACCGCCAGAACGTCGGTATCACGCTCGACATCATTCCGCAGGTTTCGCAGGAGGACTACGTGCGGCTCGACGTGTACGAGGAAGTCTCGAACGTCGTCCAGGGCACCACGAACCAGAACACCAATCCGCTAGGGCCGACCACGACCATTCGCTCGGCCTCGACCACCGTGATGGTGCAGGACCATCGCACCGCGGTCATCGGCGGATTGCTCTCCGACGAAAACGACATCCAGCGCTCGGCGGTACCGTTCATCTCCGACATCCCGGTGATCGGCAACCTGTTCACCGACAACGGGAGCGACAAAAAGAAGCTCAACCTGCTGGTGTTCTTGACGCCGCACGTGATTAGAACCCGCGATGACCTGCGCGCGCTCGCGCTTGACGAACGCCAGAAGTTCACCGGCGCGCTCGGTCGGCGCGAGATGCATCAGATGCCGATGGAGCAGTACAAGCAGCTCTACCAGCCCAGCTTCAGCGTGCCGGTATCGCCGGCGCAGGATTTGAAGGACCGCGGTGCGACGATGGCGCCGATGTCAGGCGCCGGCGTCTTCGGGGCACCATCGTCGGGCATGACTGCGCCGCCGTCTTCGTTTTCGACGCCGCTCAATACCGAAGAGATCGGGCCGAGCACGCGGAGTAGCGTCAAGCCGGCTCCGTGGCTGACGACGCCGTCGTCAACGTCGAGCACGGCCGCGCCGGCGACCAGCTCTCCGTCGATCACGGGCTCGGCGGCGCCGGCCGCGCCGGCGGCCGCGATCGCGGCGGTTCCGGCGGCGGTCGCCGCGGGGCATCCGTAGTTTGCGCGAGGGCCGCGCGCGCCCTGCGCGCGGCCCGGATATCCGAGCCGGTCCGGGCGCCGCCGTAAGGCGGCGCGGCCGGAGGCCGGCGCCAGCGCCGGCGGGTGCGTTTGCGCGCGTTCTCGCCCGCGCTTGCGCGCGCGCCCTCACTCTGGAACGCTCGATGCCGCGATGGCTCGTCAGACCGGTCGGTTACGCGCGCGCCTCGAGTACGCGGCGGTGGGCGCACTCCTCGCGCCGCTCGGTGCGCTGGACCGCGAGCGCGCCATCCGCGCGGGCGCCCGCCTGGGCGCGCTCGCGATGCGTCTTGACCGGTTCGACCGGCCGGTGGCGATGCGCAATCTCGCGATCGCTTTTCCCGCCGCGAGCACGGCCGAGCGGTTGCGTATCCTGCGCGCGACCTACGAAAACTGGGGCCGCACGCTCGCCGAGTGGATGCACTTTCCCACGCTCGGACCCGACAACATCGAGCAGTTCGTGACCTACCGCGGGATGGAGAACTGGAGGCGCGGCGAGGAACTGTCGCGCGGGCGCGGTGGCCTCATCCTGACCGGCCATTTCGGCAATTGGGAATTAATGATCCTCGCGCACTCGATTTACGGGCATCGCGTCGCGATCGTGCATCGCCCGCTGCGCAACCCGCTGATCGACGCGGCGGTATGCGCGGCGCGCAACCGTTTCGGCAACCGCGTCATCCCGCGCAAGGGCGCCGGACGCGAAGTGCTTCGCATGCTCCGGCAGAACTGGATCGTGGGGATGCCGCTCGACCTCGACGTGCGCAAGGGCGTCTTCGTCGATTTCTTTTCGCTGAAAGCGTCAACCAGCGATGGACTGGCGCGGCTCGCGCTCGCGACCGGTGTGCCGGTGGTGCCGGTTTTCGCCGTGCGCGACGGCGTGAGCAGCCGCCACTTCATCGAGTGCATGGAGCCGATCGAAACCATCCGCACGGCCGACCGTGAAGAGGCGGTCGTGCTCAATACGCAGCGCTACACCAAAACGATCGAAGACATGGTGCGGCGCCATCCGGACCACTGGAACTGGATCCATCGGCGATGGAAAACGCGCCCGCCCGGCGAGCAGCGGTTCTATTGAAACAACAGGAAAAGCGCTTGCCCCGACGGCCGCAAGCTCCCTTTCTCCCTCTCTGTAAGGAGGGAGGGCTGGGAGCCGCTTCTGGCGGCGATCGCTTCTTTACAGATTCGCGATCACCGCGCGCGTGAAATCGCGCGTGTTCGAACGTCCGCCCTGGTCGGGCGTGAGCACGCGGCCCTCGGCGTAAACCTTGCGCACGGCGCTCTCGAAGCAATTCGCTTCGGCCGCAAAGCCCAGGTACTCGAGCATCATCGCTGCCGAGAGCATCGTCGCGGTCGGGTTGATGATGCCCTGGCCGACGAGGTCGGGCGCCGTGCCGTGCACCGACTCGAAGTAGGCGTAGTCGGCGCCGTAGCATCCGCTGGGCGCAAGTCCCAGGCCGCCCAAGGTGCCCGCCGCGGCGTCGGACATGATGTCGCCGTAGAGGTTGGGCATCACGACCACGTCGAGGTCGTGCGGGCTCTGCACGACGCGGCGCGCGAAGTCGTCGATGATGAACTGTTCGTAGGCGATATCGGGAAAGCCGGCGGAAACATCCTCGGCGATTCGGCGGAACAGTTCGTCGGATTCGCGCAGCATATTGTACTTCGACGTCGCGGTGACCTTGCCTTTGCCGCCGGCCGCCTTGCGCTTGCGCGCGAGCCGAAACGCGAACTCCGCGATCCGCTTGCAGTTGCGCTCGGTGATCACCTTGATCGCGAACCTGCCCGGCATCGAGGTGTCGAGCGCGGCGCGCGCGATGCGGCTGTGCAGCTTGAGCGGCGCCAGCGCCTCTAGCGGCCCCTCGAGCCCGAGATAGAGATCCTCGAGGTTCTCGCGCACGATTACGTAGTCGATACCCTCGGGATGCTTAAGGGGGCTCTGCGCGCCCGGAAGGTAGCGCGCGGGCCGCACGTTGGCGTAAGTGTCCTTGCCCCAGCGCAGGTAGAAGATCCCGGCGGTCTTGCCCGAAGTCGAGCCGAACAGCGTCGAATCCGAGGCGTTGATCGCCGCGCGCGCGTCGATCGCGGTCTTGCCCCGCACCCACTGCTCGCCAGGCGGAAACTCGACGTACTCGATTTCCGGGCCGAGCGCACGCAAAACCTCCATCGCCGCGCCGACCGTCTCCGGCGCGGCGTCGTCCCCCGGCAGCACCACGACTCTTTTCATCGCCACGTTCTTCGATATTGCCGAAGCGCCGCGAGCGCGGGAGTCAGCCGCCGTAGTTGAAGCCGCACTCCTTGAGCGTCAGCGGTTCGGACTCGCGCTTGAGATGGCCTTCGGTGACTTCGCCGATGACCACGCTATGGTCGCCGAGCTCGTGGAACCCGACCACCTTGCACTCCACGGCGGCGGGCGCATCGCTGATGATCGGCGCGCCGTTTTTGCCCGCCTCGAAGGAGCAGTTGCCGAACTTGCCGCCGGCCGGCTCGACGTGCTTGAAGAACGCAGTGCCGATCGATTTCTGTCCCGTCCCGAGCATCGAGAGCGTGAAAACCTTCGACTCCTTGACCAGCGCATGTGCGGTCGAGTCGGCCTTGATTCCGACCACCACCAGCGGCGGCTTGAAGCTCGCCTGCGTGAGCCAGTTGACGGTCGCGACGGTCTGCTTGTCGCCGTGGCGCGCGCCCAACACGAACAGTCCGTAAGGGATCATCAGCAGGGCTTTCTTTTTTGCATTTTCGTCCATGGTGTTTCTCCGGATGCTCTCTCTGTTCGACCTCGCGCGTCTTCGCTGCGTCTGGCGGTGAAGGACGCGCGCGATGCTATAGTTGATGCAAGCAAAGAGTGCATCAATGCCGCCGAACAAGTCAAAGACGCCCACCATCGCCGCGCTCAACGAAGTCGGCCGCTACGCCATCGGCGTCCGATGGGCCGACGGCCACGACAGCATCTATCCGCTGGAGAGTTTGCGCCGCGGATGCCCATGCAAGGCGTGCGGCGGCGCAATTGCGGGCGAGATACCTCCGGCGAGCCAGCGCCTCTCGCAGCTGTCGCGCCTCGGCGAGCGCGGCGTGTTCCTCGGATGGGTGGACGGGCACGAGACGCTCTATACCGCGAGCGAGTTGCGCGCGAACTGCCGCTGCGCGCATTGCGTGGCCGAGCCGGAAAATCCGATTACCGGAAGCTGAGGGACCCGCGCGCGGTCAGCGGCGCAATCCACCGGAGGCGGTCTTGGGCGGCGCGGGCGGTTCCTCTTCGGGGGCGTGTTTGGGGACCGGCGCTCCGGGCGGCGCGATACGCTCGCCCTCGATTCGCCGCCCCACCAGCTCGAACATCGCGGGCAGCACCACCAGCGTCGCGGCCAGGATCAGCGTGACGCCGAGGCTCAGCACCCATCCGAGGCTCGAAATCCCGCGATGCTCGGCGGTGATCAGCGCGGCGAAGCCCGCGATGGTGGTGAGCGAGCAGATCGTCACCGACTTGCCCACCGCCTTGGTCAGGATCAGCGCCGACTTGTCGCGCTCCTCGCGCCAGCGGTAGAGCATGTTGACGCCGTTATCCACGCCGGTGCCGATCAGGATCGGCACCGCGAACAGGTTGGCCAGGTTGAATTCCCAGCCCATGTAGCCCATCGCCTCGAGCATCCAGGCGCCCCCGAAGAGCAGCGGCACGGTCGCGAGCGCGGTATCGCGCAGGTTGCGGAAATCGGCGAAGACGAAGACGAACACCGCGAAGAGCGCCAGCATCGCGGCGTGCTCATAGCCCCGGCGCATCACGGTCGCGATGTTGTAGGTCTGCACTGGCGGCCCGGTCACGTCTCCATCGACGGTTTTGAGCGCGCCGATAAAGCGGCTGAGCGCCGCATCCTCCCACACGTCGCCGCGCGGATAGATCTGGACCAGGAAGCGTCCGCTCCGGCCGATAAAACGGTCGCGTACCACCTTGGGCAGGTTGGCGGCCGTCACTGCAGGCGGATTGAGATCGCGCTTGAGTTCGCCGAGGCGCGCGCGCAGGTCGGCATTGGTGCTTGCCTCGTAGCCGGCAAACGCCTTGGGGTCGCCTTTGAGCCGATCCAGCGCGGTTTGCGCGAGCGCCGCGGTGCGCGCCGCCGCTCCCGAGGCGTCGGCGGGGGCGACCATCGAGAGTCGGCCGGCCAATTGCTGGAGCTCGCGCGCAAGCCGCGCCGGGTCGCCCGGATGGTTAAGCGGCGCCATCTCGATCGGCGCAAGCATCGCGCTCAGCCCATGCAGCGTCTTGAGCTTGGCCGCCTGGTCATCGGGAATATAGGTCGAGATGGTTTCGACGTCGGAAACCTCGGGCAGCTTGCGAAAGGCCGCAGCGCGCGCCTCGCCCCCTTCAAGCGAGCGCGCGAGCGAGACCGCGAACCACGACGACCGTCCCGAATCCTTGAGCAGGAGGTTTTCGTATTTGACCGCCTCGGTCTCTTCGGCCTGCAGCTTGAGCAGGTTCTGGTCGAAACGGACGCGGCCGGTTAGGAGCAGCGCGCCGATCGTCACTGCCACGGCGGTTGCGACGATCAGCGCCGGGCGGCGGAAGGCGGCTTCGAGGATCGAGGAGCGCGCTGCCGGGGCGAGCTGCGGACGCGTACGCGCGGGCCGGTAGCGATCGCGCAGCACTACGAGTGCGGGAAAAACCAGCAGCGCCGAAATCAGGCAGAGGAACAGTCCGGCGGCTGAGACGATTCCGAGCTCCGCGATTCCGCGAAAATCCGTGAACACCGGCGTCAGGAAGGCGAGCGCCATGATACAGGCCGAGGCGAACACGCCCGTGCCCGTATTGACCACGGCCAGTTCTATCGCCTGCGCCGAGCTCGCGCCCTCGCGGCGCGCCTCGTCGTAACGCGCCATCAGATGAATCGGAAAGTTTATTCCGATTCCCGCGAGCACGCTGGTGAAGACCGCGGACAGCAGGTTGAGATGGCCGATCGCGAGCGTTGTGAAGCCAAAGGACCAGGCCACGCCCGCGAGCAGCGCCAGCACCGCAAATAACGGCTCGACCACCGCCGTGAACGGAACCACCAGCAGGAAGACGTTGCTGCCGATCGCGATCATCGAGGCCAGCGCGATGTCGTGCGCGGTGGTGGTCTCTTCGGCGTGCGCGAGCGCGGGCCCGCCGGTCATCCCGGCCATCACGCCCGGAAACTTCGCACGCACGTCGTTAAGGTCGCTCTCGATCGCCTCGACCGGATCGGGGCCGTCCTTGACGCCGTCGCCGGGCGCGACCTGCAGCAGCAGGTACTTGCCGTTGTCCGAGACCAGGTAACCGTGGCCCTGCGCGCTGTCCGGGGCGCCCGCCTGCATCATCGATTGCCACGGCGAGATGTATTTTGCGTTGTCGGTGTCGGCGAGCATCCCGTTCAGCACCGTGTCGATTGCGCCGACGTCGAGGGCCTCCGGCCCGGGAGGCGGAGCGGCGGCCGCGGCGAATGAGGAATCCTGAGCCGGCGCGGGCGCGCGCGGCCTCATCCGCGCGGCTCCGGCCCGCGTCCTATGCGCCAGTTCAGCCTGCATCCCGGGGGGCATCTGCGCCCGAATCTGGCGCTCGATTCCCGCGTTGACCATCGCGAAGAAGCCGGCGAGGCTCGGATCGGCCCCATAGCCGCCGAGCATCGGAAAGGCGGCGCGAAGCTTTTGCGCCAGCGCATCGAGGTCGGCCGCCGTCATGTAGAGCATCGCGCGGTCGGCGAACGCGCCGGCGTCGATCTTGTAAAAGACCGTCTTGACGTTGGCGCGGTCGGCGCCAAGCCGCGCCGCAAGCGTGTCGGCGAAGCGCTCGGCGCGCGCCGGATCGGGCGCCGCGCGCACGACGATAACCAGGCCGTCAAGGTCGGGGAATTCGCGAGTATAATCGAGATAGTCGCGCGAGGCGCGGCTGTTCGGCGTTATCAGATCTTCCTGGCCGGTGCGAAATTCGAGCCGCGCCCTGGTGTAGAAGACCGAGGCTATCGAAAGCACGAGCGCGCACAGCAGCACCAGGTAGGGCCGCTCGATACTGATCTGCGCAAGCGCGCGGAAAATTCGGTATTTCAAGCTCAAGTAATTCTCCCGGCGCGGGTGGGAGAGGAAGGATGGGAAGGGTAAAACACCCCCGCGGGCGCCGCGAGCCGGAGTCCGTCGTATGCCGCCAAAATTTTGGTTTGGCTGACCCTGACCGGTCAACGCCCGAGCAGATGCTCCCGCAGCGCGCTCAGTTGCCTGGCCGCCTCTTCCCGCACCACCGCCTCATCCTCCGGCTCGCCGCGCGCGGCCAATGCCGAAGCCACGGCGATCGAAACTACAACCAGTACAAACCCGAGCCTCCAGCCCATGATGTTTTCCCTGCGCGCCTCTCGGCGGCGAGCTCCCCTTTGCGATCGCCGCGAGCGCAAAGCGTCCGCGGTCGACGCGACGGACGCCCGGCGAACGGGCATCCATCCCAAACGCTATCAGGTTTGATCCGGCGAGACGATAGGGAAAACATTTGAAACTGCGGGGAAAATCGTCGCCCGCGCGACGTTTACGGGCCGAAGGACCATTTCCCCTGTCAGACAACCTTGTCCGGCTCCGCCCCGACCACCAGCGAGTAGCGGCCGCGATCCGAAGACAGTTGCACCGGCGCGTCGAAAGCGCGGCTGAGCGTCGCCGAGGTCATCACTTGCGCGCGCGGACCGGCGGCGAGCACGCGACCCGCGCGCATCACGAGGACGTGAGAAAAGCCGGCCACGATTTCTTCGACGTGATGAGTGACGAGGACGAGGGTGGGAGCGCCGGCGCGCCCGATCAGACGCTCGACGAACGCCAAGAAGTGCTCGCGCGCTATCGGGTCGAGACCCGCGCACGGCTCGTCGAGCACTAGCAGCCGCGGGTCGGCCATCAGGGCGCGTCCGATCAGCACCCGCTGGCGTTCGCCCTGGGAAAGGAAGCGCCAGGGACGCTCGCTCAGGTACTCGGCTTCGACCTCGCGCAGGATTTCGGCTGCGCGCCGTGCCTCGGCCTCGCCGACCTCGCCCCACATTCCGATCATCGCGCGCCGTCCGCTGGCGACCGCGTTGAGCGCGTTCTCATGCGGCGGCATCAACTGGCGAATCGAGGAACTGACCAGGCCGATCCGCGTGCGCAACTCGCGCCAGTCGGCGCGGCCGTAAGTCTCGCCCAGCACCCGGATCGTTCCGGCGGTCGGCGCGAGATAGCCGGTGAGCACGCTCAAGAGCGAGGTCTTGCCCGAACCATTGGCGCCGAGGATGACCCAATGCTGGCCGGCCTCGACGCGCCACTCAACCGAATCCAGGATGAGCGCGTCGCGGTCGACGCGGAGCCCCGCGACCTCGATTATCGGCAGGCTTGCTTCGCGCATTGCCTCGGAGGGCGTCGCGTGTGAGGGTTTTGCACTGCTCGGGGGCATCGCGGGCGATAGGGATTCAGCGCGGGCCTCAACTCTAGTCGATTGGGAAGAGGACTGACAGACCGGCAGCGCCGGAACAGACCAGACCGGCAGCGCCGGAAAGACCAGACCGGCAGCGCCGGAACAGACCAGACCGGCGAAGCCGTCGTAAATTCCCTCCCCCGATTCTCGGGGGATGTTACGGCGATTGACGCATAAATACGGGGGAGGAGGGCGCAGGAGTGGAAGAAGCCCGACGCCCGTTGTATGCGCGCGGCGGGCGCGACTAGAATTGAGTTGGAGACTCGCCCGTCGGCCCTGCCTCATAGGTCAGTTCGAAAATGGCGGCAGCGGCGGGCCCGGACTGCCGGAAAATGCCAAGAGATTCGTTCAACCGCGAAATCGACTACCTGCGCATCTCGGTTATCGACAACTGCAATCTCCGATGCGTCTATTGCATGCCGCTCGACGGCCTGCGCTTTCTGCCGCGCGAAGAGCTGCTCACGCCCGCCGAAATCGAACTGGTGGTGCGAGCCGCCGTACGCGTCGGCTTTCGCAAGTTTCGCCTGACCGGCGGCGAGCCGACGCTGCGCGCCGACCTGCTCGAAATCGTCGAGCGGCTCGCCGCAGTCCCCGGCCTCGGCGACCTCGCGCTCACCACCAACGCGCTCTTGCTGCCGAAGCTCGCGGCGCCCCTTAAGGCGGCCGGCCTTAGGCGAATCAACGTCCACCTGGACAGCCTCAATCCGCTTACCGTCGAGCGGCAGATGCGATGGGGCAGTTTCGCGCGCGTGTGGGAGGGGATCATGGCCGCCGAGGCGGCCGGGCTGGTCCCGATCAAGCTCAACGCGGTGGTGGCGGCCGGCTACAACGAGGAGGACGTGGTTGACCTCGCCGCGCTTACGATCGCGCGCGACTGGCACGTGCGGTTCATCGAGCTGATGCCGCTGGGCGGCGGCGAATGCGCGGCGGTTTCGATCAAGCGCTACGTCTCGAACATCGAGACGCGGCGGCGGATCGAAGTGGCGCTCGGGCCGCTCTACGAGCTCGAATCTAGCAATCCCTCCGACGAGGCGCGCAACTACCGGCTGCCCAACGCAAGCGGCGTCGTCGGCTTCATCAGCCCGGTGAGCGAGCCCTATTGCGGAACGTGCAACCGGATGCGGCTTACTGCCGACGGCAAGTTCCATCTCTGCCTGCTGAACGACGACGAGATGGACGTGCGCAAGGCGATTCGCACGGGGGGCGGGATGGAGGCGGTCGCGCGCATCCTGATGCGCGCGGTCGAACTCAAGCCGACCGGCCATCACCTGCTCGAGGGCCGCTCGACGCGCGAGCGCTCGATGTACCAGATCGGCGGGTAATTCTGGAGAACGCTTCGCGCCGCGCGGTGACTCGCACGCGCGGAATCCCCGATTC is from Candidatus Binataceae bacterium and encodes:
- the gspD gene encoding type II secretion system secretin GspD: LILTDNAYNIDRLLRIIGSLDVQGTHQNIEVIPLQLAFADDLAGQIEKIMNGEAGPEAAGGRFPRPGLGVVAPSAQGPSGGFKVVPDERTNSLIVLAGPLQMRTIKDLIVKLDVHPPNENSRIHVYRLKNASAGEIVQVLNGLLGGGGAPSTLSPTTGRNSLGRGGSGGFGGGSLNAGFGGGIGGMGSYGGGLGGSGSFGTSSASFGGSGSNSSFGGAMGSPMGSRSSSLGSTGGTLSASSSGGSKSPDFENAVNITGDPASNSLIISASPQDYQTLRRVIEELDVPRIQVFVQAIIVEVSAERARDIGVNFQSATNISGSTIGVGQLNFGQLQSALANPLGITGLGIGLASSSMCSIPVNLAASVTGSTASGSTGTVNATRTNSQVPCDVALMTALQTDTHSNVLSAPTLLTADNEEATIVVGENLPFVGSATATSALSGQIFNSVDRQNVGITLDIIPQVSQEDYVRLDVYEEVSNVVQGTTNQNTNPLGPTTTIRSASTTVMVQDHRTAVIGGLLSDENDIQRSAVPFISDIPVIGNLFTDNGSDKKKLNLLVFLTPHVIRTRDDLRALALDERQKFTGALGRREMHQMPMEQYKQLYQPSFSVPVSPAQDLKDRGATMAPMSGAGVFGAPSSGMTAPPSSFSTPLNTEEIGPSTRSSVKPAPWLTTPSSTSSTAAPATSSPSITGSAAPAAPAAAIAAVPAAVAAGHP
- a CDS encoding lysophospholipid acyltransferase family protein, whose amino-acid sequence is MARQTGRLRARLEYAAVGALLAPLGALDRERAIRAGARLGALAMRLDRFDRPVAMRNLAIAFPAASTAERLRILRATYENWGRTLAEWMHFPTLGPDNIEQFVTYRGMENWRRGEELSRGRGGLILTGHFGNWELMILAHSIYGHRVAIVHRPLRNPLIDAAVCAARNRFGNRVIPRKGAGREVLRMLRQNWIVGMPLDLDVRKGVFVDFFSLKASTSDGLARLALATGVPVVPVFAVRDGVSSRHFIECMEPIETIRTADREEAVVLNTQRYTKTIEDMVRRHPDHWNWIHRRWKTRPPGEQRFY
- a CDS encoding isocitrate/isopropylmalate family dehydrogenase — translated: MKRVVVLPGDDAAPETVGAAMEVLRALGPEIEYVEFPPGEQWVRGKTAIDARAAINASDSTLFGSTSGKTAGIFYLRWGKDTYANVRPARYLPGAQSPLKHPEGIDYVIVRENLEDLYLGLEGPLEALAPLKLHSRIARAALDTSMPGRFAIKVITERNCKRIAEFAFRLARKRKAAGGKGKVTATSKYNMLRESDELFRRIAEDVSAGFPDIAYEQFIIDDFARRVVQSPHDLDVVVMPNLYGDIMSDAAAGTLGGLGLAPSGCYGADYAYFESVHGTAPDLVGQGIINPTATMLSAAMMLEYLGFAAEANCFESAVRKVYAEGRVLTPDQGGRSNTRDFTRAVIANL
- a CDS encoding flavin reductase family protein; translated protein: MDENAKKKALLMIPYGLFVLGARHGDKQTVATVNWLTQASFKPPLVVVGIKADSTAHALVKESKVFTLSMLGTGQKSIGTAFFKHVEPAGGKFGNCSFEAGKNGAPIISDAPAAVECKVVGFHELGDHSVVIGEVTEGHLKRESEPLTLKECGFNYGG
- a CDS encoding gamma-butyrobetaine hydroxylase-like domain-containing protein, whose protein sequence is MPPNKSKTPTIAALNEVGRYAIGVRWADGHDSIYPLESLRRGCPCKACGGAIAGEIPPASQRLSQLSRLGERGVFLGWVDGHETLYTASELRANCRCAHCVAEPENPITGS
- a CDS encoding MMPL family transporter, whose amino-acid sequence is MKYRIFRALAQISIERPYLVLLCALVLSIASVFYTRARLEFRTGQEDLITPNSRASRDYLDYTREFPDLDGLVIVVRAAPDPARAERFADTLAARLGADRANVKTVFYKIDAGAFADRAMLYMTAADLDALAQKLRAAFPMLGGYGADPSLAGFFAMVNAGIERQIRAQMPPGMQAELAHRTRAGAARMRPRAPAPAQDSSFAAAAAPPPGPEALDVGAIDTVLNGMLADTDNAKYISPWQSMMQAGAPDSAQGHGYLVSDNGKYLLLQVAPGDGVKDGPDPVEAIESDLNDVRAKFPGVMAGMTGGPALAHAEETTTAHDIALASMIAIGSNVFLLVVPFTAVVEPLFAVLALLAGVAWSFGFTTLAIGHLNLLSAVFTSVLAGIGINFPIHLMARYDEARREGASSAQAIELAVVNTGTGVFASACIMALAFLTPVFTDFRGIAELGIVSAAGLFLCLISALLVFPALVVLRDRYRPARTRPQLAPAARSSILEAAFRRPALIVATAVAVTIGALLLTGRVRFDQNLLKLQAEETEAVKYENLLLKDSGRSSWFAVSLARSLEGGEARAAAFRKLPEVSDVETISTYIPDDQAAKLKTLHGLSAMLAPIEMAPLNHPGDPARLARELQQLAGRLSMVAPADASGAAARTAALAQTALDRLKGDPKAFAGYEASTNADLRARLGELKRDLNPPAVTAANLPKVVRDRFIGRSGRFLVQIYPRGDVWEDAALSRFIGALKTVDGDVTGPPVQTYNIATVMRRGYEHAAMLALFAVFVFVFADFRNLRDTALATVPLLFGGAWMLEAMGYMGWEFNLANLFAVPILIGTGVDNGVNMLYRWREERDKSALILTKAVGKSVTICSLTTIAGFAALITAEHRGISSLGWVLSLGVTLILAATLVVLPAMFELVGRRIEGERIAPPGAPVPKHAPEEEPPAPPKTASGGLRR
- a CDS encoding ABC transporter ATP-binding protein yields the protein MREASLPIIEVAGLRVDRDALILDSVEWRVEAGQHWVILGANGSGKTSLLSVLTGYLAPTAGTIRVLGETYGRADWRELRTRIGLVSSSIRQLMPPHENALNAVASGRRAMIGMWGEVGEAEARRAAEILREVEAEYLSERPWRFLSQGERQRVLIGRALMADPRLLVLDEPCAGLDPIAREHFLAFVERLIGRAGAPTLVLVTHHVEEIVAGFSHVLVMRAGRVLAAGPRAQVMTSATLSRAFDAPVQLSSDRGRYSLVVGAEPDKVV
- the moaA gene encoding GTP 3',8-cyclase MoaA; protein product: MPRDSFNREIDYLRISVIDNCNLRCVYCMPLDGLRFLPREELLTPAEIELVVRAAVRVGFRKFRLTGGEPTLRADLLEIVERLAAVPGLGDLALTTNALLLPKLAAPLKAAGLRRINVHLDSLNPLTVERQMRWGSFARVWEGIMAAEAAGLVPIKLNAVVAAGYNEEDVVDLAALTIARDWHVRFIELMPLGGGECAAVSIKRYVSNIETRRRIEVALGPLYELESSNPSDEARNYRLPNASGVVGFISPVSEPYCGTCNRMRLTADGKFHLCLLNDDEMDVRKAIRTGGGMEAVARILMRAVELKPTGHHLLEGRSTRERSMYQIGG